One region of Triticum aestivum cultivar Chinese Spring chromosome 6B, IWGSC CS RefSeq v2.1, whole genome shotgun sequence genomic DNA includes:
- the LOC123133188 gene encoding serine/threonine-protein kinase PBL36-like gives MDYQGSNVKNFLHANGHVVLERVDNNYNLRSFTQKEIEDITGGYNTILGEGEFGKVYQGKLDNDRPVAVKIYKNGTKKEEFAKEVIVHSQINHKNVVRLFGCCTEVNALTIVMEFVCNGNLYNILHCSRSNANGSIPFPLDKRLDIAIESAEALSCMHSMYSPVLHGDIKPSNILLDENLRPKISDFGIARLLAADETQRTRYVIGCIGYMDPLFCQSGILTPKNDVYSFGVVLLEIITRKKAVDGNIILAQTFSEALRKGKKMRQMFDVEIANDKKNMKFLEDVAKLAAECLKMEGKMRPEMVEVADRLRTIRKAYHQHKGRSSAGSSSGLTISGKTEDVPSPIPITAATVNNTDRIPPSAVPTISMDDLKEITRNFSNDALIGEGSNNKVFFGVLEDGHKSAIKKPRPTTKNVLEVPMVSRFKHENVIQLLGYCVEGDNHILAYEYASRGSLFDILHGKKNVRGAEPGPVLSWAQRVKISMGAATGLQFLHKKTQPCAVHDGIKSSNIFLFDNDVAKIGWPGVYRQKPPIDNIFLDRINFTTGYGYDAPEYLMNGQLSTMRDVYSFGVVLLELLTGRKAVDHTLPCGQQSLVTWATPRLPECKVQECVDLRLGGDYPPKAVAKMAAIAACCIQYKADFRPRMSTVVRLLRTISADTEAHLESEASSKQ, from the exons ATGGATTATCAAGGGAGCAATGTCAAAAATTTCCTTCACGCTAATGGACATGTGGTGCTTGAAAGAGTGGATAACAACTATAATCTAAGATCTTTCACTCAAAAAGAGATAGAAGACATCACCGGTGGGTACAACACTATTCTGGGAGAAGGGGAATTTGGTAAGGTTTACCAAGGAAAACTAGATAATGATCGCCCAGTCGCAGTAAAGATATATAAAAATGGAACCAAGAAAGAAGAGTTTGCCAAAGAGGTGATAGTGCATTCCCAGATAAATCACAAGAATGTTGTCAGACTGTTTGGTTGCTGCACAGAGGTAAATGCTCTTACGATTGTTATGGAGTTTGTATGCAATGGCAACCTGTACAACATCCTTCACTGCAGCAGGAGCAATGCTAATGGTTCTATCCCCTTCCCTTTGGACAAACGTTTGGACATCGCCATTGAGTCAGCTGAAGCACTATCATGCATGCATTCAATGTACAGTCCTGTTCTTCATGGTGACATCAAACCTTCTAATATACTGCTAGATGAAAATCTTCGGCCAAAGATATCGGATTTTGGGATAGCAAGATTGCTTGCTGCTGATGAGACACAACGTACCAGATATGTCATTGGTTGCATAGGTTACATGGACCCTTTGTTTTGTCAGAGTGGGATACTAACCCCGAAGAACGATGTATACAGTTTTGGAGTCGTTTTGCTGGAAATCATCACCCGGAAAAAAGCTGTGGATGGGAACATCATCCTTGCTCAAACCTTTTCTGAAGCACTGAGAAAAGGGAAAAAGATGAGACAAATGTTTGATGTGGAAATTGCGAATGATAAAAAGAACATGAAATTTCTTGAAGATGTTGCAAAACTAGCAGCCGAGTGCTTAAAAATGGAGGGCAAAATGCGTCCTGAAATGGTTGAAGTAGCGGATAGACTTAGAACAATTAGAAAAGCTTACCACCAGCACAAGGGCAGAAGTTCTGCAG GTAGCAGCTCTGGTCTTACTATAAGTGGAAAGACAGAGGATGTGCCTTCCCCTATCCCTATTACCGCTGCTACTGTTAACAACACTGACAGAATTCCACCATCAGCGGTACCGACCATTTCCATGGATGACCTGAAGGAAATAACCAGGAACTTTAGCAATGATGCTCTTATAGGAGAGGGCTCAAACAATAAAGTTTTTTTCGGAGTGCTGGAGGATGGACATAAATCTGCGATCAAGAAGCCTAGGCCTACTACAAAAaatgttttggag GTTCCGATGGTCTCAAGATTCAAACATGAAAATGTTATCCAGCTTCTCGGATACTGTGTTGAAGGAGACAACCACATTCTTGCTTATGAGTATGCATCCAGGGGATCCTTGTTTGATATTCTTCATG GTAAAAAGAATGTCAGGGGAGCCGAACCAGGACCAGTTCTGTCCTGGGCACAGCGTGTGAAGATTTCCATGGGTGCTGCAACTGGCCTACAATTCCTCCACAAGAAGACACAGCCTTGCGCTGTCCACGATGGCATCAAATCCAGCAACATATTTCTCTTCGACAACGACGTTGCAAAAATTGGTTGGCCTGGTGTTTACAGACAGAAGCCCCCTATAGACAATATCTTTTTGGATCGTATTAACTTTACTACCGGTTACGGTTATGATGCGCCTGA GTATCTAATGAACGGACAACTTTCTACAATGAGGGATGTCTACAGCTTCGGGGTCGTGCTGCTGGAACTTTTAACTGGTCGAAAGGCAGTTGATCATACACTACCATGTGGCCAACAATCCCTCGTGACGTGG GCTACACCAAGACTTCCTGAATGCAAGGTGCAAGAATGCGTGGATCTGAGGCTAGGAGGAGATTACCCTCCTAAGGCTGTCGCCAAG ATGGCTGCAATCGCGGCGTGTTGTATACAGTACAAGGCCGACTTCCGGCCACGAATGAGCACCGTCGTCCGGCTTCTGAGGACTATTTCCGCCGATACCGAAGCACATCTGGAATCTGAGGCATCGTCCAAGCAGTGA